One Brassica napus cultivar Da-Ae chromosome A1, Da-Ae, whole genome shotgun sequence genomic region harbors:
- the LOC106414384 gene encoding thaumatin-like protein 1: MIITLLHSPVSFCFIYIFSFLFFYGSNGATVTIVNRCSFTVWPGILANSGSSGLGTTGFELASGGSRSFQAPASWSGRFWARTGCNFDSQTGQFTCLTGDCGSNQVECNGSGAKPPATLAEFTIGSGPEDPTRKQDFYDVSLVDGYNVPMVVEASGGTEGNCLTTGCVADLNQRCPAELRFGSGSACKSACEAFGSPEYCCSGAYASPTECKPSMYSEIFKSACPRSYSYAFDDATSTFTCTSADYTITLCPSLPSQKSAANGWREGGGLAESSPSPLSTWLSDVFTSGSSKIHISSQYLLIFSCIFLLFRRF, from the exons ATGATCATAACACTTCTTCATTCTCCTGTCTCATTCTGTTTCATCTACATTTTTAGCTTCCTCTTCTTCTACG GAAGTAACGGTGCTACAGTCACTATAGTAAACCGATGCAGCTTCACTGTCTGGCCGGGAATTTTAGCCAACTCCGGAAGCAGCGGCTTAGGAACCACCGGTTTCGAACTTGCTTCTGGTGGCTCACGTTCCTTCCAAGCTCCAGCTAGCTGGTCGGGTCGGTTTTGGGCAAGAACCGGCTGCAACTTCGACTCTCAAACCGGTCAATTCACCTGCTTAACCGGCGACTGCGGCTCTAACCAAGTCGAATGCAACGGCTCAGGAGCCAAACCACCGGCTACACTAGCCGAGTTCACAATAGGGTCAGGTCCAGAAGACCCGACCCGGAAACAAGACTTCTACGACGTGAGCCTCGTGGACGGATACAACGTCCCCATGGTAGTTGAAGCAAGCGGAGGAACAGAAGGTAACTGCTTAACCACAGGATGCGTAGCGGATCTAAACCAAAGATGTCCAGCGGAGCTCCGGTTCGGATCCGGGTCAGCATGCAAAAGCGCGTGCGAGGCGTTTGGTAGTCCGGAGTATTGTTGTAGTGGCGCGTACGCTTCACCTACAGAGTGTAAACCGTCCATGTACTCGGAGATATTCAAGTCAGCTTGTCCTAGATCGTATAGCTACGCGTTTGACGACGCTACGAGTACGTTCACATGCACTTCTGCTGATTATACCATCACTCTTTGCCCTTCCTTGCCTAG CCAAAAGTCTGCAGCTAATGGGTGGAGAGAGGGCGGTGGATTGGCAGAAAGCTCACCGTCACCATTATCTACTTGGTTATCTGATGTTTTCACTTCTGGCTCCTCAAAAATTCATATATCTTCTCAGTATTTACTCATTTTCAGttgtatttttcttctttttcggagattttga
- the LOC106441796 gene encoding endoplasmin homolog, with protein sequence MRTRTLVSVLFLFSLLFLLPDQGRKLHANAEDSSDEVSDPPKVEEKLGGHGGLSTDSDVVHRESESISKKSLRSNAEKFEFQAEVSRLMDIIINSLYSNKDIFLRELISNASDALDKIRFLALTDKDVLGEGDTAKLEIQIKLDKAKKILSIRDRGIGMTKEDLIKNLGTIAKSGTSAFVEKMQSSGDLNLIGQFGVGFYSAYLVADYIEVISKHNDDIQHVWESKADGKFAVSEDTWNEPLGRGTEIRLHLRDEAGEYLEESKLKDLVKRYSEFINFPINLWASKEVETEVPAEEDESAEEETETTSTEEEKEEDAEEEDSEKKQKTKKVKETVYEWELLNDVKAIWLRSPKEVTEEEYTKFYHSLAKDFSDEKPMAWSHFNAEGDVEFKAVLYVPPKAAHDQYESYYNTNKANLKLYVRRVFISDEFDELLPKYLSFLKGLVDSDTLPLNVSREMLQQHSSLKTIKKKLIRKALDMIRKLAEEDPDEVHDDDKKDVEKSGENDEKKGQYTKFWNEFGKSIKLGIIEDASNRNRLAKLLRFETTKSDGKLTSLDQYIKRMKKGQKDVFYITGSSKEQLEKSPFLERLIKKGYEVIFFTDPVDEYLMQYLMDYEDKKFQNVSKEGLKVGKDSKVKELKEAFKELTKWWKESLASENVDDVKISNRLADTPCVVVTSKFGWSANMERIMQSQTLSDANKQAYMRGKRVLEINPRHPIIKELKERVASDPEDESVKETAQLMYQTALIESGFILNDPKDFAGRIYNSVKSSLKISPDAVAEEEVETEETETSEEATETKSDDLPGGLNIEAEPVEEETPTKDEL encoded by the exons ATGAGGACGAGGACGCTCGTGTCCGTCTTGTTCCTATTCTCCCTCCTCTTCCTTCTCCCAGATCAAG GAAGAAAGCTTCACGCGAATGCGGAAGATAGCTCCGACGAGGTTTCAGATCCACCCAAGGTGGAGGAGAAACTCGGCGGTCACGGCGGTTTATCAACGGATTCAGATGTCGTTCATAG AGAGTCTGAGTCGATCTCGAAGAAGTCACTTCGCAGTAACGCGGAGAAGTTTGAGTTCCAAGCTGAGGTCTCTAGGCTGATGGATATTATCATCAACTCTCTATACAGCAACAAGGATATTTTCCTTAGAGAGTTGATCTCTAATGCTTCTGAT GCTTTGGATAAGATAAGGTTCCTTGCACTCACTGATAAAGATGTTTTGGGTGAAGGTGACACTGCTAAGCTTGAGATCCAG ATTAAGTTAGATAAAGCTAAGAAGATTCTTTCTATCCGGGACCGTGGTATTGGAATGACTAAGGAGGATTTGATCAAGAACCTTGGTACCATTGCAAAATCTGGAACGTCAG CTTTTGTTGAGAAAATGCAATCAAGTGGGGATCTTAACCTTATTGGACAGTTTGGAGTTGGATTCTACTCTGCCTATCTTGTTGCTGACTACATTGAAGTCATTAGCAAGCACAACGATGACATCCA ACATGTATGGGAATCAAAGGCTGATGGTAAATTTGCTGTTTCCGAGGATACATGGAATGAGCCTCTTGGACGTGGAACTGAGATTAGACTACATCTTAGAGATGAAGCTGGCGAGTACCTTGAGGAGAGTAAACTTAAG GATTTGGTGAAGAGATATTCTGAATTCATTAACTTCCCTATCAACCTCTGGGCTAGCAAAGAGGTTGAAACTGAGGTCCCAGCTGAGGAAGACGAGTCAGCTGAAGAGGAAACTG AAACCACCTCTACCGAGGAAGAGAAGGAGGAAGATGCTGAGGAGGAAGACAGTGAGAAGAAGCAGAAAACCAAGAAGGTGAAAGAAACAGTTTATGAATGGGAGCTTCTGAATGATGTGAAGGCTATATGGCTGAGAAGTCCCAAGGAGGTGACAGAGGAAGAGTACACTAAATTCTACCATTCTCTTGCAAAG GATTTCTCTGACGAGAAGCCAATGGCTTGGAGTCACTTTAATGCGGAAGGTGATGTTGAATTCAAGGCTGTGTTGTATGTTCCTCCGAAAGCTGCCCATGATCAGTACGAGAGCTACTACAACACCAACAAGGCGAACTTGAAGCTCTACGTCAGGAGGGTCTTCATCTCGGATGAATTTGATGAGCTTCTGCCTAAATATTTGAGTTTCTTGAAG GGTCTTGTTGACTCTGACACATTGCCTCTAAATGTATCACGAGAAATGCTTCAACAACACAGCAGCTTAAAGACAATTAAGAAGAAGCTCATCCGAAAGGCTCTTGATATGATCCGCAAGCTTGCTGAAGAAGACCCTGATGAGGTCCATGACGATGACAAAAAAG ATGTGGAGAAGTCTGGTGAGAATGACGAGAAGAAGGGTCAATACACCAAATTCTGGAACGAGTTTGGTAAATCGATTAAACTTGGCATCATTGAGGATGCTTCTAACAGGAACCGCCTGGCCAAACTTCTTCGTTTTGAGAC AACTAAGTCCGATGGAAAACTGACTTCACTGGATCAGTACATCAAGAGAATGAAGAAGGGGCAAAAGGACGTATTTTACATTACTGGAAGCAGCAAGGAGCAACTGGAGAAATCTCCATTCCTCGAGAGGCTAATCAAAAAGGGCTATGAG GTTATCTTCTTCACAGACCCCGTTGATGAGTACTTGATGCAATACCTGATGGATTACGAGGACAAGAAGTTCCAGAATGTGTCAAAAGAAGGACTGAAGGTTGGGAAAGACTCGAAAGTGAAGGAGCTAAAAGAAGCATTCAAGGAGTTAACCAAGTGGTGGAAAGAGAGTCTCGCTAGTGAGAACGTGGACGACGTCAAAATCAGTAACCGTTTGGCTGACACTCCCTGTGTAGTTGTAACATCTAAGTTTGGATGGAGTGCAAACATGGAGAGGATCATGCAGTCCCAAACTCTCTCCGATGCAAACAAGCAAGCTTACATGCGCGGAAAGAGAGTCCTTGAGATCAACCCACGACACCCGATCATCAAAGAACTCAAGGAAAGAGTTGCTAGCGACCCAGAG GATGAGAGTGTGAAAGAAACAGCACAGCTCATGTACCAGACGGCTTTGATCGAGAGTGGATTCATACTCAACGACCCAAAAGACTTTGCAGGCCGTATTTACAACTCTGTCAAGAGCAGCCTGAAGATTAGCCCTGATGCAGTAGCCGAAGAGGAAGTAGAGACAGAGGAAACAGAGACCAGTGAGGAAGCCACTGAGACAAAATCAGATGACTTGCCTGGTGGTCTAAACATTGAAGCCGAACCTGTTGAGGAAGAGACACCAACCAAGGACGAACTATAG
- the LOC106441786 gene encoding UPF0307 protein Asuc_0809-like produces MAQLIRPIRQLSPQCHHRLRNLRHLFSKKLPLNPPSSTPTLLLLSPSFSTARSPPRRRLRRPPEALSPPTLIAEEDGGSDESESESSRSRNQRKRDARRAVRWGMELASFSSDQIKRVMRAASLGEEVYDALMLAKRLGADVREGKRRHFNYIGKLLREVEPDLMDTLINATNQGDLTRIQALIASAKDGADDAGVGDFIDTETESEDEGESSEEYVAIAARWFDGLISQNVELTKEVYSLQSVDFDRQELRKLVRKVQLVHEQMKEVNPEKQKEVDAALVTAEKSLNRFLHSMAKQMQSEESSLYL; encoded by the exons ATGGCGCAACTCATACGTCCGATAAGGCAATTGTCGCCGCAGTGTCATCACCGTCTTCGTAATCTCCGCCACTTGTTCTCCAAGAAGCTGCCGCTAAACCCACCTTCTTCTACCCCCACTCTCCTTCTCCTCTCCCCTTCTTTCTCCACCGCAAGATCCCCACCTCGTCGGCGACTTCGCCGTCCACCAGAAGCTCTCTCTCCTCCAACCCTCATTGCTGAAGAAGATGGCGGTAGCGATGAGTCAGAGTCCGAGTCCTCGAGGAGCAGGAACCAGCGGAAGCGTGACGCTCGCCGCGCCGTACGGTGGGGTATGGAGCTCGCTTCCTTCTCGAGTGATCAGATTAAGAGGGTTATGAG AGCGGCGTCGCTTGGTGAGGAGGTTTACGATGCGTTGATGCTTGCCAAG AGACTAGGCGCGGATGTTAGAGAAGGAAAGCGAAGACATTTTAACTATatcg GGAAGTTGTTGCGTGAAGTTGAACCTGATTTGATGGACACTCTGATTAATGCCACTAATCAGGGTGATCTCACAAGGATCCAGGCGCTGATTGCTTCAGCAAAGGATGGCGCAGATGACGCTGGAGTCGGCGATTTTATTGATACAGAAACAGAGTCAGAAGATGAAGGAGAG AGCTCAGAAGAATATGTGGCTATAGCTGCGAGATGGTTTGATGGCCTTATCAGTCAAAATGTGGAGCTCACAAAAGAAGTTTATTCTCTTCAGAGTGTTGATTTCGATCGACAG GAATTGCGTAAACTTGTTCGGAAAGTACAGTTGGTTCATGAGCAGATGAAAGAGGTAAACCCGGAGAAGCAGAAAGAAGTCGATGCTGCATTGGTGACGGCTGAGAAGTCTCTGAATCGATTTCTTCATTCCATGGCGAAACAAATGCAGAGTGAGGAGAGCAGTCTGTACTTATga